The DNA segment aagagTCAGCTGCGTCGGAAAGAAGATTTAGTGTAACGTAACTCACCGGCAGCCTTGGACTGGGCGTAGGCATATTCGCATACCGCTCTGTGTGTGATGATCTGCTTAGCTGGTCGCATGAAATCGAGTTGAAAGGAAGGAAGCCCACCTGTTCAGGAAGTGGGAAGCAAGAGAGGTGATGTTGGTCACGCAGGCATCTTTGGAGTTCTTGAAGAGCGGGATGAACTTGACTGCGAGGAGGTATGGCCCAGCTACGTGGATGGCAGTCATGTTGGCGAAATCAACGCTAAGCGGTattgcatgatcagcttgacacCCTACGAGGTACATACATCCAGTCGAATTGGCATCGCACATCGTAGGTCTTATGACAACGAATGAGAAGACGACTCACTCCTCGATGGACCAGAGCATCTTCTCGAGTCCAACAGGGTCGTTCTAAGATCCATCGATCATCAGTCTAGATCATTCAGTCTCATCCATTGACGATTTGCGAGCAGGAGGTGCTTATGACCATCAAGATGAGTGTTACTGACCAGATCACTAGAGTATACTCTCCAGTTTGCCGAATACCCAGCATTATTAACCAAGTAGTCGAGCTATAGTACAGCATCAGATTATCATCTCGGTCTATGATCTGCGTGaagtgaagatggaaaggaagGTCATATTCACTAACCCTATCTGTGAGCTTCGAGACCTTCTCGTATACATCTACAACCCCTTGCTTGGTACCGACATCGCCTTCCAACGCCACACATTCTCCTCCCATACCGCTTTCCTTAGCGTCCACGTTGATCTCCTTGGCGGTCTCCTCAGCCACTCCGAGTCGTCTTCCGATGATGAATACCTATTAAGATCATCTCAATCAGTGTTGATTCCGCATGCTCAGCATATTCAAGGATTCAAATTCCTCACTTTAGCCCCGTTGACGGCAAGGGCGGTAGCGATACCTCTCCCCAGACCTGTTCATCAGACAATCAGCGGAATGACCAGCTGATTGAGTTGAATGCAACAATGATGCGAGACATACCTGTACCGCCCCCAGTGACCACGCAGATCTTGACAACCGTCAGTCAGCCATACTGCGAAGGGTCAAAGGTGCGAAGGCGACGATGTAGATGAAATCacactcaccttgccttgcACTCCGAAGAGGTTGCTGATGTTGTATTTCTGGGATGCCATAATGTAAGGCGGAGTTTGTTTTGCTTCTGCTTAGGTCTATCAATTCACTGTAGGAGAATCTGAACCGAGAAGGGGTCATATGACAGAACATGCATAATACTTATATCTATCCCGTATGTGCCATTGCTCGGACAAAGTCTGACCTGTCCAACACTTCTTCACGACGGCGACGTGGGGAAGGAACGCGAAAGGCAGTAGTAGCGGTCATAGCTAGAGTGGGCGGATCCAGATCGAGCTAAACTCTATCAGACCCTTTGTCGTCCGTTAGTCATCATAGACTTATCGGTATCTTAGTAATCATTTTCGTCAAGGGCGTAAGCTCGTAGGCAAGCTTCACAACCGTAGTGGGGCTCGCTCGATTTGTCTGCTTTGTCAGTTCATATCAGGTCAGATCTGACTATGGGAGACCTGCTGAGCGATTTGATCTAGTAAGGGGGCTGAGCAccaaggtcaaagtggtgGAGGCGCTTAGTAAGTTTTGATCTCGAGTTGAATAAGCACACATGCTAGAGCCGGAGAAAAGCTCACTTTAGCTCGGTCGTCTGATGGTAGTGATGGACGTTCCAGACAAAGGAGGGTAAGTGTGGGAGGCGTTTCTCATCGAGCGGGACCGGGCAAATTGATCGCTCCTCGTCAGGACAGACAGTCATGTCATCGGAGACATTCCTTCTGCAAAGAGGTGATCTGTGTTCCACGACCAGACACagattcagctgatcagaAGAAGTGAAGCCTATCTTACTCGCTTGCTAGTCACTTCGAGGTTTTCGCGTTGACCGTTTGGGTCTCGGTTGCTGTTCCGAGTGTGTGCGAGAATGACAAAGTGGGGTGGCTGTATAGATAAGCGGACATTGTGCACTCGTTTTTTGCCACTTTCAACACACCCTTAGGATTTGATGCCGTCGTCATGATCTCGTCCGTATCTGCACTTGAACTTAAACCATTCTGCAGATGAATATTGATTCTTAAAGGCCATCCGCAACTTCGGCAGATCCACAAGTGAACAAAACACAGTCTGCCATGTCGACAGCAGTGATACCGCCCACAGACGATGCAGCTGGTCCCTCAAATGGTTTGCCTCCTCTCGCTGATCTTGTAAGGAGAAGtacgaagaggacgaggatagTCTATGGCGTTGAGGGAAATGCTATTGACGATGGATTGGCAAGAGCGTGAGTCTAATCACTCTCGCCTTCTATCTCAATCTCTTTAGTATGGCAAGCTCCAATGTCAGATGCTGAAATTGTTACGTCGACGGCAGGAACAAGATAAAACTTGCTACGAAACTCGCGGCGGAATATAAAGACGTTCAAACCCTACCGCCAATCTTAGCGAGTCAACAAGGTCCCTCTGGACCCAAACGACCcactgctgctgccgctactgctactgccaACGGATCAGCCGGAACTGGACCTCAAGCCGGACAGAAATTGATAGGTGGACCTGGAGATGCTCAATCGTGAGTCTGGGTTCCGTTATTTTGGCATCTTCTCTTCATGCCTATCCGCGAATGTTGTCGTGATGCTGAATAATTTTGTTGAATACTTCTAGAACGTCGAACGGCTCGATACCTGCTGCTGAACCTCGATCATTAGTGAAGTTCAGACATCAACAAGGATTCGCTGCTGAAGGAGGTCAAGCGTCATCTCGGCTGTCACAAGCTttgatgcggaagaaggaagctaGGGAGGTAAAACCTGAATATCATCCACAATGTACGTTgttcatcatcgctcaatcctTACTTGACGCAAAACCCCCTCCAGATACAAGCTGATACGATTGTTCTTCATTAGGGAAACTCACGAGAGTAATCTCGGGACATATGGGCTGGGTGCGAGCTGTAGCTGTCGATCCAGGAAATCAATGGTTTGCAACTGGTGCTGGTGATCGCGTCGTCAAGGTCAGTACAGCTGCCTCGACGTTCTTGGCGTGACAACccagctgctgctgatgatgatatttgCAGATCTGGGATTTGGCGAGTGGAGAATTGAAACTGTCGTTGACTGGTCATATATCGACGGTCAGGGGATTGGCAGTATCAGACAGGCATCCATACCTTTTCTCGTGCGCGGAAGACAAGGTGGGCTGATGGTCGATTGCTTGTGAGTCTGGTAAGTAAGCTGACGCATTCTTCCGGAACTCGCAGATGGTCAAATGTTGGGATTTGGAAACGAATAAAGTGATTAGGCATTACCATGGTCATTTCTCCGGTGTCTATTCCTTATCGTGAGTGATATCTGATCCTCTCAGCTGGCGATGTCAGAAGCTAATTATGGTATTAGCGTGCATCCGACCCTTGACGTGCTTGTGACTGCTGGTCGAGATGCGAGTGTGCGAGTAAGTGCACTCTCCTTCCTCCGTTTCGAAGCTGGCTGAGGCTGACCTGTTTGCAACAGGTCTGGGATATGCGAAGTCGAGCCAACATTTTCACCCTTACTGGGCACACGAGTACAGTAGCAGACGTCAAGTGTCAAGACTCGGACCCTCAAATCATATCTGGAAGTATGGATTCTACTGTCCGGTGAGTGACTTGGCTTGACTGACTCTCGACATGAAGCTGACAGTCGGTGTTTATTGGTAGGTTATGGGATTTGGCAGCAGGAAAATGCATGACGACCCTGACCCACCACAAGAAATCTGTTCGAGCATTGGCTATCCACCCAACCGAGTATTCGTTCGCATCTGCAAGTTCAGGTGGAAACAACAtcaagaagtggaagtgtcCTGAAGGGACTTTCGTGAACAACTTCGTCGGTCACGAAGCGATAATAAACACCATGAGTGTCAATACGGAAGGCGTCTTGTTCTCTGGAGGTGAGTAATCGAGTAGCCACCCCCTTCGTCCAATCTCCTGAGCCCCGCATATCCCGTGTAGATCCATGTACTGACGAGCGGCCCGGCCGGGAGTCCAGCCGATAACGGTTCATTGACTCTGTGGGATTACAAAACTGGATTACCGTTCCAACACCTCAAGGATATCCCACAACCTGGTTCATTGGATGCGGAGGCGGTGAGTCCATTTGCTTGTTCCATCGCGCGCCTTCTTTGCTTGACCGATCATTTTTGGCTTCACATTAGGGTGTATTCTGTTCTACTTTCGATAAGACGGGTACGAGGTTGATCACCGGTGGAGCGGATAAGACCATCAAGGTGTACTCTGAACAAGCATAGATTTTGGCTTAGCTAGACTGAAATGCCATTCATGCAATGTATAAACTAGCTTGTCGAAGTGAACGCTGTGATACGTTGCTCGTCTTCAAGTTGACATTATGCATGAGTAAACAACCTATGAATCTCGATCTATATTCCATGCATTCCGTTGTGTCCGAAGCCAAACGAGATCTCGTCTTATACCGACAACTCGGCAGTCTTGACGTTCTTCAGACTATCTTGATACTTCTCCAAAGCAGGCTTGACCCAATCCCTGACGAATCCATCAACCTGTTCCGGAGCTCGTCCTACGAACGTACTTGGGTCTAACAAGGCGCTGAGCTGGCTCCAGATGGGTTCGAAGTACTTATCAGCCTTGATCCTGTCAATCAAATCGTTCTCGCCCCCTTGCTCCTTCACTACGGAACCAGCTTGGTGGGATAAGactctgatcttctcgtGGCATTCTTGTCTGTCTCCACCGGCCTTGACGATGGCCATGATGACGTTCTCCGTAGCCATGAACGGCAGTTCTTGGGAGATTCTGCGCTCGATGACTTTCGGGTAGACGACGAGACCCTCTGAAATGTTCTGGAGGGTTGTTAAGAGGATATCGGCGGTGAGGAAGGCTTCGGGGATGGTGACTCTTCGATTGGCACTTGCAACGTGCAAAGTGGAGAAAAGACACGCAAGTCAGCGACCGCCATGTAGAGGGTGTCTAGGAGGTCCTGCTCACCTGTCATCTAGCGTTCGTTCTAACCATTGAACGGAAGATGTCATCAGGGTGTTTTGGTAGATTGCCATCAGGTGTCGAGCGAGGGAACAAGCTCTTTCACATCTCATGGGATTTCGctggagaagaacaaggtaaCTAGTCAGCTGCGTGCTATCCATTGAAAGCATTTCCAGGCTATATCTCACCTTGTACGCCATAGCCGAAGAACCAATTTGATCCTTCTCGAAAGGTTCCTCAATTTCCTTGAGATTAGCAAGGAGTCGGACTGCGTGATTTGCGTAGTCAGTATTTCACAGTCTCGGATAAGCTGTATGTTCGGATTACTCACTATCAGTGGCAATCTTGTGGACTGTAGCACCGAAACTTGACAAAGGACCTAGGACATCCGCATCGATCTTACGGGAGTAGGTTTGACCAGTAACGGGATAAGCGTATGGGAAGCCGAACAACTCGGTGACCCGTTTATCGAGGGCTTCGACTTTATCGTGATCCCCATTGAAAAgggtcaagaaggaagcttGGGTACCAGTCGTACCTTTAACACCTCTGAATCCTAGGTCATTCCTTGCTCGCTCTAAATTCCTCAGGTCCCATAAGAGTTCTTGGATCCATAATGTGGCTCTTTTGCCGACAGTAGTCAGTTGAGCAGGTTGGAAGTGGGTGAATCCGAGTGTGGGGAGGTCTCGGTATTTCTcggcgaaagaggagaatcgGGAGATGACCACGGCGAGTTttggaaggaggatgtcGAGGCCTTCTCGAAGGAATATCAAGTCGGCGTTGCTAGATTCCAATGATGATAAGCTGAAGTCCGAGCCGAATGATTTCGACAGCTTACTCGGTCACGTAACATGATGTCGCACCCAAGCTAAACAGCTCGTCAGCTTGAGGGGTTCTTCGTCAGGCAAGTGTACAATGACTCACTGAATGATACCGGCAGCTTCAGGAGCGACGGTTCCAAAAGTGTGAACGTGCGCCATGACGTCGTCTGATGCAGTCTctaaagtcagcttgactcagACCATTGAAGCCTTGGAAGCTGGACTGAcgtcttcgcttcttctcctcctcggcAGCTACTTTCATCTGAGCCTCGTCAAGATCCAAGTTGGCCTTCATTTGCTCAATTGCCTTGTCGGTGATGTCCAGACCGAGTTCCTGATTGTGATTGCTTGTCAGCTTGAAACAGTCCatttcggatgatgatgtagcTGACCTTTTCAGCGATCGCAAGGTTGAGCCAAAGCTTTCTCCAGGTACCGAATCGAGTCTAAATACATTGGTCAGCTAAGCCAACACGCGCATGAGTTGGAATTAGCTTACAcccgaagagaagagcttggaCATCTCCTTCGATGCATATCGGCTGAAAGATGTGGTTGATGAGCTTTTgcttcgatgaggatgagaccAGAACCAAGCTCACGATGATAGAGGTGTTTGATAGCTGTCCATCTTGGTCTACGCTTGTCTGCTCTTGTGTTCGGCGCTCAAGACATACAGTCAGTCGGTTGCATATATTTTAACTTTTTTTGAAAGTGGAAAACAAACCTATCGGTGGTTCCGACGAAGAGCAAGGGGAATGCAGATCTTTGATAGTTTTGCTTCCGCTCTACAGTGATGAGGTGTAACTCGGCTGTACTTTTGATGATCAAGTCCGGTTATATTGATTTGGGGATCGCGTTTGACTGGTCCAACGTGTGCTCTTACCCTGTCCCTGTGTGTTTATTTCGAATCCTATCAACCGGTTAATCGATTGATTTCGAATATGGAGTCATATGGGGACTCCGCTCACCATACAGACCAACTGGATGACACgcataccataccataccaaCCCATTCACTCTTTCATATAACATAATtcagtctcatcctcatcggcCTTGTTATCCGCTtctctcttctgctcctATCTCATC comes from the Kwoniella dejecticola CBS 10117 chromosome 11, complete sequence genome and includes:
- a CDS encoding pre-mRNA-splicing factor PRP46; the encoded protein is MSTAVIPPTDDAAGPSNGLPPLADLVRRSTKRTRIVYGVEGNAIDDGLARANKIKLATKLAAEYKDVQTLPPILASQQGPSGPKRPTAAAATATANGSAGTGPQAGQKLIGGPGDAQSTSNGSIPAAEPRSLVKFRHQQGFAAEGGQASSRLSQALMRKKEAREVKPEYHPQWKLTRVISGHMGWVRAVAVDPGNQWFATGAGDRVVKIWDLASGELKLSLTGHISTVRGLAVSDRHPYLFSCAEDKMVKCWDLETNKVIRHYHGHFSGVYSLSVHPTLDVLVTAGRDASVRVWDMRSRANIFTLTGHTSTVADVKCQDSDPQIISGSMDSTVRLWDLAAGKCMTTLTHHKKSVRALAIHPTEYSFASASSGGNNIKKWKCPEGTFVNNFVGHEAIINTMSVNTEGVLFSGADNGSLTLWDYKTGLPFQHLKDIPQPGSLDAEAGVFCSTFDKTGTRLITGGADKTIKVYSEQA
- a CDS encoding adenylosuccinate lyase translates to MDSYQTPLSSRYASKEMSKLFSSGTRFGTWRKLWLNLAIAEKELGLDITDKAIEQMKANLDLDEAQMKVAAEEEKKRRHDVMAHVHTFGTVAPEAAGIIHLGATSCYVTDNADLIFLREGLDILLPKLAVVISRFSSFAEKYRDLPTLGFTHFQPAQLTTVGKRATLWIQELLWDLRNLERARNDLGFRGVKGTTGTQASFLTLFNGDHDKVEALDKRVTELFGFPYAYPVTGQTYSRKIDADVLGPLSSFGATVHKIATDIRLLANLKEIEEPFEKDQIGSSAMAYKRNPMRCERACSLARHLMAIYQNTLMTSSVQWLERTLDDSANRRVTIPEAFLTADILLTTLQNISEGLVVYPKVIERRISQELPFMATENVIMAIVKAGGDRQECHEKIRVLSHQAGSVVKEQGGENDLIDRIKADKYFEPIWSQLSALLDPSTFVGRAPEQVDGFVRDWVKPALEKYQDSLKNVKTAELSV